Proteins encoded in a region of the Sphingomonas sp. OV641 genome:
- the thrC gene encoding threonine synthase encodes MRYISTRGAAPTLDFRGATLTGLASDGGLYVPETWPTLSRDEIAGMAGLSYVDTAVAVMAPFVGEALSREELRALCEQAYGRFAHAAVTPLKQLDHDQWLLELFHGPTLAFKDVALQLLGLLFERFLTGDSEGPLTIVGATSGDTGSAAIDAVAGRANIDIFMLHPAGRVSEVQRRQMTTVRAPNVHNIAIRGDFDTAQALVKAMFNDAAFSRRFRLSAVNSINWARLMAQVVYYFYAAVRLGAPEREIAFSVPTGNFGDVFAGYVAAKMGLPVARLVVATNVNDILHRALSAGDYSSAEVVPTATPSMDIQVSSNFERLLFDLGGRDGVALAGQMSGFEASKAMRLTEAQHSGAATHLISASVGGDGMAGAMRWAHEHANETIDPHTAIALAAARRQKLDVPMVTLATAHPAKFPEAVERATGLSPSLPSRVGDLFEREEAFDTLDATFAAVSDYIAGRATPRS; translated from the coding sequence ATGCGCTATATCAGCACCCGTGGAGCCGCCCCGACCCTCGATTTTCGCGGCGCGACGCTGACCGGGCTCGCGTCGGACGGCGGGCTCTATGTGCCGGAGACGTGGCCGACGCTGTCGCGTGATGAGATCGCTGGCATGGCCGGCCTGTCCTATGTCGACACGGCGGTGGCGGTGATGGCGCCCTTCGTGGGCGAGGCGCTGAGCCGTGAGGAGCTGCGCGCGCTGTGTGAGCAGGCGTACGGGCGGTTCGCGCATGCCGCCGTCACGCCGCTGAAGCAGCTCGATCATGATCAATGGCTGCTTGAATTGTTCCACGGCCCGACGCTGGCGTTCAAGGACGTGGCGCTGCAGCTGCTGGGCCTGCTGTTCGAACGGTTCCTGACCGGCGACAGTGAGGGGCCGCTGACGATCGTTGGCGCGACCAGCGGCGACACCGGCTCCGCCGCGATCGATGCGGTGGCGGGCCGCGCGAACATCGACATCTTCATGCTCCATCCCGCCGGGCGGGTGAGCGAGGTGCAGCGGCGGCAGATGACGACGGTGCGCGCGCCGAACGTCCACAATATCGCAATCCGCGGCGATTTCGACACGGCGCAGGCGCTGGTGAAAGCGATGTTCAACGATGCGGCATTCTCACGCCGTTTCCGCCTGAGCGCGGTGAACTCGATCAACTGGGCCCGCCTGATGGCGCAGGTGGTGTATTATTTCTACGCCGCCGTCCGGCTGGGCGCACCGGAGCGCGAGATCGCGTTCAGCGTGCCGACCGGCAATTTCGGTGACGTGTTCGCCGGTTATGTCGCGGCCAAGATGGGGCTGCCGGTGGCGCGGCTGGTGGTCGCCACCAACGTCAACGACATCCTTCATCGTGCGCTGTCCGCCGGGGATTATTCCTCGGCTGAGGTCGTGCCGACCGCCACCCCGTCGATGGACATTCAGGTGTCTTCCAACTTCGAGCGGCTGCTGTTCGACCTTGGCGGGCGTGACGGCGTGGCGCTGGCGGGGCAGATGAGCGGCTTCGAGGCGAGCAAGGCGATGCGGCTGACGGAAGCGCAGCACAGCGGCGCGGCGACTCACCTGATCAGCGCCAGCGTCGGTGGCGATGGCATGGCCGGCGCGATGCGCTGGGCGCACGAACATGCCAATGAGACGATCGATCCGCACACGGCGATCGCGCTGGCCGCGGCGCGGCGGCAGAAGTTGGACGTGCCGATGGTGACGCTGGCGACGGCGCACCCGGCGAAATTTCCGGAAGCGGTGGAGCGTGCGACGGGCCTCAGCCCCTCGTTGCCGTCGCGTGTCGGCGACCTGTTCGAGCGCGAGGAAGCGTTCGACACATTGGACGCTACCTTTGCGGCGGTAAGTGATTATATCGCCGGGCGCGCCACGCCCCGGAGCTAG
- a CDS encoding SURF1 family cytochrome oxidase biogenesis protein, translating into MKRIPVLPTILVVVAVAVMITLGLWQGLVRLPEKEAQLAQLAANPAQPPVAFPRAPDDRLLFRRSAALCREVKGISRAGAGSAGYRLIAECRTDAGGPAIKVQLGTTRDPFKEVRWTGGAVRGWISHAPDATPMISRLFRRVPQEMLLVADTPAAGLAANTRPDVGLVPNNHLAYAGQWLFFAGLAGVIYVVALRRRMGR; encoded by the coding sequence ATGAAGCGCATTCCCGTTCTGCCGACGATCCTGGTGGTCGTGGCCGTGGCCGTGATGATCACGTTGGGGCTGTGGCAGGGGCTGGTGCGCCTGCCCGAGAAGGAAGCGCAGCTGGCGCAGCTTGCCGCCAATCCGGCGCAGCCGCCGGTCGCCTTTCCGAGGGCACCGGACGATCGCCTGCTGTTCCGCCGCAGCGCGGCCCTGTGTCGCGAGGTGAAGGGCATCAGCCGGGCCGGGGCGGGCAGCGCTGGCTATCGCCTGATCGCCGAATGCCGGACGGACGCGGGCGGACCGGCGATCAAGGTGCAGCTTGGCACGACGCGCGATCCGTTCAAGGAAGTGCGCTGGACGGGCGGGGCGGTGCGCGGCTGGATCAGCCACGCGCCCGATGCGACGCCGATGATCTCCCGCCTGTTCCGCCGCGTGCCGCAGGAAATGCTGCTGGTGGCTGACACGCCGGCAGCGGGGCTGGCGGCCAATACGCGGCCCGATGTCGGCCTCGTGCCCAACAATCACCTGGCCTATGCCGGGCAATGGCTGTTTTTCGCGGGGCTGGCCGGCGTGATCTATGTCGTGGCGCTGCGGCGGCGAATGGGGCGCTGA